ctgtgaagcacttggtgattTCCTCCTTGGAACGCACTTTACCctatttttaactttgtttATTACTACTATTCAGTGgatttcattttcttgtcaTTCATTCACCTTGTAAAAGactgtggtctgtgtgttttttaaccaCAGCACCACAACAGGTGAGGTTTTTTTCTCCGTGGCAGCCTGGGGCAGATAATGCCCACAGTGAGGTTAAAACTGTGGGGAGGCGTTCTGGGGGAGAAGGAAATAGGCTTATTTTGGTAAATTAAGACCGATGGTGAATCTGTGCCCATCTGGAATTTGAGAGACTCTGTTATGCTTGTTGCCTCGGAGGCGTTTGATTGGTTGAGTGTGCACACAAGACACAATACTTGGTCTCAAATTGCTGACTGCTATTGTATTAAAGGAATAAGAGAGTTTGGAGATCTTTGGTGCTTCTATTTCCATCCTTAGttttatctattttttattattcttatagagagggttttattctccatcttatcttacattcattttatattctttgtcttttttatgtgaaggcCTTTATGCGTGTGatgtctttgttgtaaagcactgaGCTGCAATTCTTGgatgaaaggtgctatacaaataaagtttatgaTTATAATCATTATATTACAGTGTGAAAACACCTGATAACTGTTCCAGGTAGCTCCTGTGTGGTTAGTGAAGCTTTCTCATATCACAGATTTTCCCCAAAGGTGCAACAGCAAGGTCTGCTTTTCAACAAATGAACCGAGGAGAAAGCATTGCAGCAACAACAGTAACCAGCTTAAGTGAATTGAAATATTAAAAGCCAGAAAAGGGTCATGTTAACGGGTTTCACTGCTAGCATAAATGGTTTGTCATCAAGTTGCCAGCTAATATTGCCTACCTGTGTCTGCACTCACTGTCAGCATAGCTAACAGTCTGTTATGCTCCTCTTAAAGCTGATTAACTCCGTTTGACTGAAACTTGTATGAAGGAGCTTCAGGTGGAACCACAGACTTGATTGGAAAGATGGGATTAGAAATAGGAACTCTCTCGTGTGGAAGGTGAATAATCCATATCATTATCCTGCCGTTGTAGGCTCACAAGTACCTCTCAAGAAGCTACACATCTCGCCCTTCACTCAATGTAAGTTACAGGAATTGAATCTCAAACCATCATCACAAGTAAATGTTTCGACTGCTCGCTGTAATGCAGGTTTTTGATGCATGTTCTCAGGAGGTCGTCATTGTCAGCGCAGCCCGCACTCCAATGGGCTCCTTCAAAGGCAGCCTAGCAGCAGTACCAGCCACCAAACTAGGCTCCATTGCCATCAAGGGAGCCATAGACAAAGCAGGTATGTTCTGATGGGTCACTTTTTTTGTTTagagaaaaatattttcctCCATTTCGGGCTTGATGGAACATCAGCTGATCATCACCAGATGTGTGGATGCATGGTTTAGAAATGGCCTGAGGTTTCCTATTCTTTCACTCTCACACGAGACGGAGGATGCATCATGGATGTGTAGATTTAATGAGTTGACCTCATGTTTCTTGCATTTAGGCATCAGTCCTGAACAGGTAAAGGAAGTCTACATGGGCAATGTGCTTCAGGCAGGAGAAGGACAGGCCCCCACAAGACAAGCCTTGCTTGGAGCAGGTATGACCACACTGCTATATTTTCACCCTCGTTCCAAAACATTGATTTCCACAAACCAGTTACACACATGCTATCTTGACAAGTCAGAAATGGTTGACACGGGTACAAAAAGCATCTCTTTATACATTATGATCTGAAAGCaacactttacacacacatgaCCGAGGCTCCAAAATATGAAAAGCGAAAGTGGGCAGCTGCAAGGTGACAATTGCAAGTTACAAGAAGGTTGGAAACTAATGTGGAAACATATTAGAAGCATAGTAACGTAACATAGTACCTGTAAATGACAGTTCTGTTTTTATCATGTACAATAGATGACTGTGAAATAATGTCTTAATGGTCAAACATACAGACAGTATGCAGTATGTGCACGCTAAAGCATAACTGAGGGCTGGTCAGGAGATTcgtattttattgtttatttttattgattgtGTCTTCAGGCCTGACCCTCAACACTCCCGCAACAACCATCAACAAAGTCTGTGCCTCCGGGATGAAGTCCATCATGATGGCCGCTCAGAGTCTCATGTGTGGACACCAGGTAGCTTGAGCATGAAATGCACTTTCACTTGCTTGATGCTGCATGCAGGTACAGTGACACTGTACACGTGAAAACACAAATCTGATCTCTGACAAGATCATGGAAAACTGTGTTGTGACTAAAAACAAGCTTTGTTTACCATAAGCTGTTTCAGAACTTTGACAACTGCATAGACTTGGCCTCAGGACTGAAACTACACATCATTCAGTTCTTTGACAGAATGGCTGTAACTAAAAATCCTATGAAAGCCGTTCATGCACATGCAACCAGGAACTGAGACGCCAGACAAACAATGAATAGACTGTATTTGTCACTGCAGATCAATGTAtggctgtctgtgtggttttaGGATGTGATGGTGGCAGGAGGCATGGAGAGCATGTCCAATGTACCTTATGTGATGTCCAGAGAGACCCCAGCCTATGGAGGCGTGAGGATGGAAGACCTCATTGTGAAGGACGGACTCACTGATGTCTACAACAAATTCCACATGGTAACTACCAACCACCTGTTAGATATTAGATTGTGGAGAAGACATTATATCAGTTCATCATCAGTTTCATGTTTGATCTCATGTCTGGTGCTTTTACCTTTACAGGGTAACTGTGCAGAGAACACTGCCAAGAGCTGCAGCATcggcagagaggagcaggacgCCTTCGCCATTGGCTCTTACAGCCGCAGCAAAGCAGCATTTGAGTCTGGAATTCTGGCCAAGGAGATCGTTCCAGTTAGCATTCCCCAGAGAGGTACAGGAAGTTGCTCGCTATGTCATTTACTTACATAGCACAGCTTATCTGATGGTGACGTGGTTTTGTAGGCAAACCTGATGTGGTCGTGTCTGAGGATGAGGAGTGGAGGCGGGTCGACTTCAGTAAAGTTCCCAAACTGAAGGCAGTGTTCCAGAAAGAGAACGGTAATGATGAGTGGCTGTTattttcatccattcatccatcactTGGACATGAATTCTGTTTGAACGGAGTGTAGTCAGAGTGCTTGCTCACAGAgcctttgtgttttaatgtgcatGCTGTTGTGATTGGTCACTTGTCTTTCaggcacagtgacagcagccaacGCCAGCACACTGAACGATGGAGCAGCTGCTCTCGTTTTAATGACAGCAGATGCTGCAAAGAGACTCAACGTCACTCCGCTGGCCAGGATTGTCTGTaagctttacacacacacacacacacacacacacgctaaacTGTGCAGAGCTTAACCAAAATTGAGGTTTTAACACACAGCAGGCCCACTTATAATACGTTAAACTGGTGGGTTGCATTCATTCTACAGTCAATAGAGAGATTGGCATGGCAGCTGAAAACAGTAATGAGTTTGTGGGCTCTGCTGGATTTATATTTCAGCAGTTAAAACATCAAAACGTATTTCGGCACTCATGAGCCATGAGGAACAGGTGCAATGTAAAAGCCATCATCAGCTTGTTTGTCATAATTGTCATAGTTTTTGTTAAATTGCAGGACTGATGTTgatgtgtatatatgtacatttttttccatAGCTTTTGCTGATGCTGCGGTTGCACCCATCGATTTCCCCATTGCTCCTGCATTTGCTGTACCCAAGGTGGGTTCCCATGAGGCCTCTCAAAATTGGCCAGAAATGACGTTTGGATATTCCCTCTAAAAACCCACAGAGGTTCGACCCATTCGAATATCTACTCTTTTGTAGAGAAGAGGgaaatccaaaacaaacagagacagactaCTTGTacattatttcaaaatgaaagtcttttaaaagatctacatggctaaacatagaaaaaaaataaacaaatgaaataattcaTATACTGTGTTGTTGAATTACGCGCTCGCTTCAGCCTGACCCACATTATATTTTCGATCAATGAAAGTGAGgttgtgtgcagagtttccagttGGTGCTGGTCCTCGTGTTCTGGAAGATGTCAGTGtccagacaaacaggaggaattCTGCTCATTTATTATGTGATTGTGGACCCATATTTTCTTCCCATTTTCCAGTATTGATCAGTAGAACTGCAGCCGACAGCCATGAAACAGACTGCAATTTAATTCCTCCACACCATCAATGTacgtccactgaaagtgttttgtAACTAAAATGTAACTGGAAGAAAGCAACCTCTGATACTGATGTGATGCGATCTGCTAGAGAGAAGATGTATCACTCTATTAGAGCTGCTGGAAGATCTGATagtacacacagcagctgacgaGAGCCCTGAAAGCCAACAACAGGCGAGTTTATAATGTTGGCCTCATGGAATTAATGTCAAGTAGCATCAGCTGATACAATCTGCTGAATGTTTTGTGCAAGGCTCTTTGCTGATAAGAGAGAGGAGCAATAAGAGA
Above is a window of Chaetodon auriga isolate fChaAug3 chromosome 15, fChaAug3.hap1, whole genome shotgun sequence DNA encoding:
- the acat1 gene encoding acetyl-CoA acetyltransferase, mitochondrial, which codes for MSSSGLFSVRAHVCKRLAHKYLSRSYTSRPSLNEVVIVSAARTPMGSFKGSLAAVPATKLGSIAIKGAIDKAGISPEQVKEVYMGNVLQAGEGQAPTRQALLGAGLTLNTPATTINKVCASGMKSIMMAAQSLMCGHQDVMVAGGMESMSNVPYVMSRETPAYGGVRMEDLIVKDGLTDVYNKFHMGNCAENTAKSCSIGREEQDAFAIGSYSRSKAAFESGILAKEIVPVSIPQRGKPDVVVSEDEEWRRVDFSKVPKLKAVFQKENGTVTAANASTLNDGAAALVLMTADAAKRLNVTPLARIVSFADAAVAPIDFPIAPAFAVPKALDAAGLKKDDIAMWEINEAFSVVVLANIKMLDIDPAKVNINGGAVSLGHPIGMSGARIVGHMVHNLKSGQYGLAGICNGGGGASSIVIQKL